One Mycobacterium kubicae genomic window carries:
- a CDS encoding FAD-binding oxidoreductase, translating to MSDGVLAALIAELPEGTVVTDPAVTEGYRQDRALDPSAGKPLAVVRPRCTEEVQTVLRWAAAHRVPVVTRGAGSGLSGGATAVDNGIVLSTEKMRDITIDPVTRTAVCQPGLFNAEVKKAAAEYGLWYPPDPSSYEICSIGGNIATNAGGLCCVKYGVTTDYVLGMQVVLADGTAVRLGGPRIKDVAGLSLTKLFVGSEGTLGVVTEVTLRLMPAQNALSVVVASFSSVSSAIDAVLGVTARLRPAMLEFMDSVAINAVEDTLRMDLDRSAAAMLVAGSDERGPAGTQDAEVMAAVFAENGATEVFSTDDPDEGEAFVAARRFCIPAVESKGSLLLEDVGVPLPALGQLVTGIARIAAERDLMISVIAHAGDGNTHPLLVFDPADAAMAERAQLAYGEIMDLAVGLGGTITGEHGVGRLKRPWLPGYLGPEVMDLNRRIKQALDPLGILNPGAGI from the coding sequence GTGAGCGATGGGGTGCTGGCGGCGCTGATTGCCGAGCTGCCCGAGGGAACGGTCGTCACCGATCCCGCGGTGACCGAGGGTTATCGCCAAGACCGCGCACTCGACCCGTCGGCGGGCAAACCACTGGCCGTGGTGCGACCTCGGTGCACCGAAGAGGTGCAGACCGTGCTGCGCTGGGCGGCCGCCCACCGGGTGCCGGTGGTGACCCGCGGCGCCGGCAGCGGCTTGTCGGGCGGGGCGACCGCCGTTGACAACGGAATCGTGCTGTCCACGGAGAAGATGCGCGACATCACCATCGACCCGGTCACCCGCACCGCGGTCTGTCAGCCCGGGCTGTTCAACGCCGAAGTCAAGAAAGCCGCGGCCGAATACGGGCTGTGGTATCCGCCCGATCCGTCGTCCTACGAGATCTGCAGCATCGGCGGCAACATCGCGACCAACGCCGGCGGACTGTGCTGTGTGAAGTACGGCGTCACCACCGATTACGTGCTGGGCATGCAGGTGGTGTTGGCCGACGGCACCGCGGTACGGCTGGGCGGCCCGCGCATCAAGGACGTCGCCGGGCTCAGCCTGACCAAGCTGTTCGTCGGCAGCGAGGGCACGCTGGGCGTCGTCACCGAAGTCACGCTGCGGCTGATGCCCGCCCAGAACGCGTTGAGTGTCGTGGTCGCGAGCTTCAGTTCGGTCTCCTCGGCGATCGACGCGGTACTCGGGGTCACCGCGCGGCTGCGCCCGGCGATGCTGGAGTTCATGGACTCGGTGGCGATCAACGCCGTCGAAGACACCCTGCGCATGGACCTGGACCGGTCCGCGGCCGCGATGCTGGTGGCCGGCTCCGACGAACGTGGGCCGGCGGGCACCCAGGACGCCGAGGTAATGGCGGCCGTATTCGCCGAAAACGGTGCAACTGAAGTCTTTTCGACCGACGATCCCGACGAGGGCGAAGCATTCGTGGCCGCGCGCCGGTTCTGCATTCCGGCCGTGGAGAGCAAGGGATCGCTGTTGCTCGAAGACGTCGGGGTGCCGCTGCCCGCGTTGGGTCAACTGGTCACCGGGATCGCGCGCATCGCCGCCGAGCGGGACCTGATGATCTCGGTGATCGCCCACGCCGGCGACGGAAACACCCACCCGTTGCTGGTCTTCGACCCCGCCGACGCCGCGATGGCCGAACGCGCCCAATTGGCGTACGGCGAGATCATGGACTTGGCGGTCGGACTGGGCGGGACGATCACCGGTGAGCACGGGGTGGGGCGGTTGAAGCGGCCCTGGCTGCCCGGCTATCTGGGGCCCGAGGTGATGGACCTCAACCGGCGGATCAAGCAGGCGCTGGACCCGTTGGGAATTCTGAACCCGGGCGCGGGTATCTGA
- a CDS encoding uracil-DNA glycosylase has product MLKHPATGQEFGSPVAPGTGWPGDLATPQTPVAADAAAVTALAGAVGSIPELDAAVSVCRACPRLVTWREEVAVVKRRAFLDQPYWGRPVPGWGSDRPRLLIVGLAPAAHGANRTGRMFTGDRSGDQLYAALHRAGLVNQPTSVHAADGLRANQVRITAPVRCAPPANAPTPQERVTCSPWLEAEWGLIAEHVRVIVALGGFGWQVALRLPPAAGLPKPRFGHGVVAPLASGVRLLGCYHPSQQNMFTGRLTPVMLDDVFSNAKKLAGIK; this is encoded by the coding sequence GTGCTCAAGCATCCCGCCACCGGTCAGGAGTTCGGTTCGCCGGTTGCGCCCGGCACCGGGTGGCCGGGTGATCTGGCGACGCCGCAGACACCGGTGGCCGCCGACGCGGCCGCAGTCACGGCGCTGGCCGGCGCGGTCGGCTCGATCCCGGAACTCGACGCGGCGGTCAGCGTCTGCCGGGCCTGCCCGCGGCTGGTCACCTGGCGCGAGGAGGTCGCGGTGGTCAAACGCCGTGCCTTCCTCGACCAACCGTATTGGGGACGGCCGGTGCCAGGCTGGGGATCGGACCGGCCGCGACTGTTGATCGTCGGCCTGGCTCCCGCCGCGCACGGCGCCAACCGCACCGGGCGCATGTTCACCGGGGACCGCTCGGGCGATCAGCTCTATGCGGCACTGCATCGCGCCGGGCTGGTCAACCAGCCCACCAGCGTGCACGCTGCCGATGGTTTGCGGGCCAATCAGGTTCGGATCACCGCACCGGTGCGCTGCGCCCCGCCGGCCAACGCGCCGACACCGCAGGAGCGGGTCACGTGCTCGCCCTGGCTCGAGGCCGAGTGGGGCCTGATCGCCGAACACGTGCGGGTGATCGTCGCCCTGGGCGGATTCGGCTGGCAGGTGGCGCTACGGCTGCCGCCGGCGGCCGGGCTGCCCAAGCCGCGGTTCGGCCACGGAGTCGTCGCCCCGCTCGCCTCCGGGGTGCGTTTGCTGGGCTGCTACCACCCGAGCCAACAGAATATGTTCACCGGTAGGTTGACTCCGGTAATGCTCGACGACGTTTTCAGTAACGCGAAGAAGCTGGCAGGGATCAAGTGA
- a CDS encoding FAD-binding protein: MRDVLVSGASVAGTALAYWLGRHGYSVTVVERHPGLRPGGQAIDVRGPALTVLDRMGLLAAAQERRTGIRGASVVDRDGNELSRDTESTPTGGPIDSPDIELLRDDLVELLYGATQTNTQFLFDDSIATLTNRGPAVDVTFQNAPPRSFDLVIGADGLHSNVRSLVFGPEERFVKRLGTYAAIFTVPNFLHLDHWQMWHYGDYSMAGVYSARDNTEARAMLGFMDPDLRIDYRDTEAQFAEVERRMADDGWVRPELLRYMRSAPDFYFDEMSQIVMDHWSIGRVALVGDAAYCCSPLAGQGTSVALLGAYVLAGELKIAGDDHGLGFANYFKRFHAYTERTQFLATDNIPGGAPISQEQFELIVNSITPMNY, encoded by the coding sequence GTGAGAGACGTTTTGGTGTCCGGCGCCAGCGTCGCCGGTACGGCGCTGGCGTATTGGCTTGGCCGGCATGGCTATTCGGTCACAGTGGTGGAGCGTCACCCGGGGCTGCGGCCCGGTGGTCAGGCGATCGACGTGCGCGGGCCGGCGCTGACGGTGCTGGACCGCATGGGCTTACTGGCTGCCGCGCAGGAGCGCAGGACCGGCATCCGCGGGGCCTCGGTCGTCGACCGTGACGGCAACGAGCTGTCACGCGACACCGAATCCACGCCGACGGGCGGTCCGATCGACAGCCCCGACATCGAGTTGCTGCGCGACGATCTCGTCGAATTGCTCTACGGCGCAACCCAAACCAACACCCAATTCCTCTTCGACGACAGCATCGCCACGTTGACCAACCGAGGGCCCGCCGTCGACGTGACGTTCCAGAACGCGCCGCCGCGCAGCTTCGACTTGGTGATCGGCGCCGACGGCCTGCACTCCAATGTGCGCAGCCTGGTGTTCGGGCCCGAGGAGCGCTTCGTCAAGAGACTGGGCACCTACGCGGCCATCTTCACCGTTCCCAACTTCCTGCATCTGGACCACTGGCAGATGTGGCACTACGGGGACTACAGCATGGCCGGTGTCTACAGTGCCCGCGACAACACCGAAGCCCGCGCCATGCTGGGCTTCATGGACCCCGATTTGCGGATCGACTACCGCGACACCGAGGCCCAGTTCGCCGAAGTGGAACGGCGGATGGCCGACGACGGCTGGGTGCGTCCGGAGTTGCTGCGTTACATGCGATCTGCGCCGGATTTCTATTTCGACGAGATGTCACAGATCGTGATGGACCACTGGTCGATCGGGCGGGTGGCGCTGGTGGGCGACGCGGCGTACTGCTGTTCGCCGCTGGCCGGGCAAGGCACCAGCGTCGCGCTGCTCGGTGCGTACGTCCTCGCCGGCGAACTCAAGATCGCCGGTGACGACCACGGACTCGGGTTCGCGAACTACTTCAAGCGGTTCCACGCCTACACCGAGCGCACTCAATTCCTGGCTACCGACAACATCCCGGGCGGTGCGCCGATCTCCCAGGAGCAGTTCGAGTTGATCGTCAACTCGATCAC
- a CDS encoding cytochrome P450 has translation MSVTLSQPVEFQLATAETWPNPWPMYRALRDHDPVHHVVPPGRPDQDYYVLSRHADIWAAARDHETFSSAQGLTVNYGDLEMIGLQDNPPMVMQDPPVHTEFRKLVARGFTPRQVEAVEPKVRAFVVDRLERLRANGGGDIVTELFKPLPSMVVAHYLGVPEEDRAQFDGWTDAIVAANTGDGGIAGALETVGDAVGSMMGYFTSLIERRRSEPEDDTISHLVAAGVGVDGDIAGTLSVLAFTFTMVTGGNDTTTGMLGGSMPLLHQRPDQRRLLADDPGLIRDAVDELLRLTSPVQGLARTTTRDVTIGDTTIPAGRKVLLLYGSANRDERQYGSDAAELNVTRRPRNILTFSHGAHHCLGAAAARMQSRVALTELFARCPDFEIDEAGIVWSGGSYVRRPLSVPFRVKS, from the coding sequence ATGTCAGTGACATTGTCTCAGCCGGTCGAATTCCAACTCGCCACCGCCGAGACGTGGCCCAACCCGTGGCCGATGTACCGGGCGCTGCGGGACCACGACCCGGTGCACCATGTCGTGCCGCCGGGCCGTCCCGACCAGGACTACTACGTGCTGTCTCGGCATGCCGACATCTGGGCCGCAGCGCGTGACCACGAGACGTTCTCCTCCGCCCAGGGCCTGACGGTCAACTACGGCGACCTGGAAATGATCGGCCTGCAAGACAATCCGCCGATGGTGATGCAGGACCCGCCAGTGCACACCGAGTTCCGCAAGCTGGTGGCCCGCGGATTCACCCCCCGCCAGGTCGAAGCGGTCGAGCCCAAGGTGCGGGCTTTCGTCGTCGACCGACTGGAAAGGCTGCGCGCCAACGGCGGCGGCGACATCGTCACCGAGTTGTTCAAACCCCTGCCGTCGATGGTGGTCGCGCACTATCTCGGTGTCCCCGAGGAAGACCGTGCCCAGTTCGACGGGTGGACCGACGCGATCGTGGCGGCCAACACCGGCGACGGCGGCATCGCGGGCGCGCTGGAAACCGTCGGGGACGCGGTCGGATCGATGATGGGCTACTTCACCAGCCTGATCGAGCGCCGGCGCAGCGAACCCGAAGACGACACCATCTCCCATCTGGTCGCCGCCGGCGTCGGCGTCGACGGTGACATCGCCGGAACACTGTCAGTGCTGGCGTTCACCTTCACCATGGTCACCGGCGGCAACGACACCACCACCGGCATGCTCGGCGGCTCCATGCCGTTGCTGCACCAGCGCCCCGATCAGCGCCGGCTCCTGGCCGACGACCCGGGATTGATCCGGGACGCGGTCGACGAACTGTTGCGGCTCACCTCGCCGGTGCAAGGCCTGGCCCGCACCACCACCCGCGACGTGACGATCGGCGACACCACCATTCCGGCCGGGCGCAAGGTGCTGCTGCTGTATGGATCGGCCAACCGCGACGAACGCCAATACGGCTCGGACGCAGCCGAACTGAATGTGACCCGCCGCCCCCGCAACATCTTGACCTTCAGCCACGGCGCGCACCACTGCCTGGGCGCGGCGGCCGCGCGAATGCAGTCCCGCGTGGCATTGACCGAGTTGTTCGCCCGCTGCCCCGACTTCGAGATCGACGAGGCCGGCATCGTCTGGTCGGGCGGCAGCTACGTCCGGCGCCCGTTGTCGGTGCCGTTCCGCGTGAAATCCTGA
- a CDS encoding lysine N(6)-hydroxylase/L-ornithine N(5)-oxygenase family protein: MLGIGFGPSNLALAIALAEQDAPAVFVEAQSEFGWHRGMLLPGARMQVPFLKDLVTLRNANSDFTFVNYLSERGRLVEFIGRHTLFPSRVEFHDYLEWAAKRVAADVRYGRRVVQISSDDQGFVVHTEPGPEIRAAAIVLGTGLHCVLPDGVTETTRQWHSCSLLGSLAALNPASPQRFAVVGAGQSAAEVAAYLHRTYPHAEVHAVYARYGYSVADDSPYANRIFDPAAVDDFYTADAPLRQRLLDYHRSTNYSAVDAHLIDDLHAREYAERVSGQRRLFMHNASEVVAAEEDNDGVRLTVAHLIDQSRSTLHCDAVVYATGYAPLDVRHFLGDLADYYEFGGDGRPAVTRDYRLVAKPQAPGDIYLNGAVEHTHGLASSLLSNVAVRAGEIAAAAAVPSSAYRRAAAGVTMGTTNSSSIARSSASS; encoded by the coding sequence CTGCTCGGTATCGGGTTTGGGCCCTCCAACCTCGCGCTGGCGATTGCGCTGGCCGAACAGGACGCGCCGGCCGTCTTCGTCGAAGCCCAATCGGAGTTCGGCTGGCACCGGGGAATGCTGTTGCCGGGCGCCCGCATGCAGGTGCCCTTCCTCAAAGACCTGGTGACGTTGCGAAACGCCAACAGCGACTTCACGTTTGTCAACTATCTCAGCGAACGGGGGCGGCTGGTCGAGTTCATCGGTCGCCACACGCTGTTTCCCAGCAGGGTGGAGTTTCACGACTACCTCGAGTGGGCCGCCAAGCGAGTCGCCGCCGACGTTCGCTACGGCCGCCGTGTCGTCCAGATCTCCTCCGACGACCAGGGGTTCGTGGTCCACACCGAACCCGGGCCCGAAATCCGAGCGGCGGCAATCGTGTTGGGTACCGGCCTGCACTGCGTGCTGCCCGACGGCGTGACCGAAACCACCCGTCAGTGGCACAGCTGCTCGCTACTGGGCAGCCTCGCCGCGCTCAACCCTGCGTCCCCACAACGGTTCGCGGTGGTCGGGGCCGGTCAAAGCGCGGCGGAAGTGGCCGCTTATCTGCACCGCACTTATCCGCACGCCGAGGTGCATGCGGTGTATGCCCGGTACGGATACAGCGTGGCCGACGACAGCCCTTATGCAAACCGGATTTTCGACCCGGCGGCGGTGGACGACTTCTACACCGCTGACGCGCCGCTGCGCCAGCGGCTGCTGGACTACCACCGGTCAACCAACTACTCGGCGGTCGATGCGCACCTGATCGACGACCTGCATGCGCGCGAGTATGCCGAACGCGTGTCCGGGCAGCGGCGGCTGTTCATGCACAACGCCTCCGAAGTCGTTGCGGCCGAAGAAGATAACGACGGGGTGCGCCTGACGGTCGCCCACCTGATCGATCAGTCGCGCAGCACTCTGCACTGCGATGCGGTGGTGTACGCGACGGGCTACGCACCGCTGGACGTTCGGCACTTCCTCGGCGACCTGGCCGACTACTACGAGTTCGGCGGCGACGGGCGACCCGCCGTCACGCGGGATTACCGGTTGGTCGCCAAGCCGCAGGCACCCGGAGACATCTATCTCAACGGCGCGGTCGAACACACACACGGGCTGGCGTCCTCGTTGCTGTCCAACGTGGCGGTGCGCGCGGGGGAGATCGCCGCGGCCGCCGCGGTACCGTCGTCCGCCTACCGGCGAGCCGCGGCAGGAGTCACGATGGGAACGACGAACTCCTCGAGCATCGCGCGCTCGTCGGCTTCATCCTGA
- a CDS encoding TetR/AcrR family transcriptional regulator, whose translation MAGDWLGARRIEVAADRILDAAERLYTERDPASIGMNEIASAAGCSRATLYRYFENREALRTAYVHRETYRLSDALKQQVSGVSDPRERLILSITTTLRIVRQTPALASWFDTTRPPIGGQMAGQSEVIAALAAAFLDSLGSDDPNTVERRARWVVRIIASLLMFPGQDEADERAMLEEFVVPIVTPAAARR comes from the coding sequence ATGGCCGGCGACTGGCTGGGCGCGCGGCGCATCGAGGTAGCCGCCGACCGGATCCTCGACGCCGCCGAACGGCTCTACACCGAGCGCGACCCGGCTTCCATCGGCATGAACGAGATCGCCAGCGCCGCAGGGTGTTCCCGGGCGACGCTGTACCGCTACTTCGAGAATCGCGAGGCGCTGCGCACCGCCTACGTGCACCGCGAGACCTACCGGCTCAGCGACGCCCTCAAGCAGCAAGTGTCGGGCGTCAGCGATCCGCGGGAGCGCCTCATCCTCAGCATCACCACCACGCTGCGGATCGTCCGGCAGACGCCCGCCTTGGCGTCGTGGTTCGACACCACCCGACCCCCCATCGGTGGCCAGATGGCCGGGCAGTCCGAAGTGATCGCCGCGTTGGCCGCCGCCTTCCTGGACTCGCTGGGCTCCGACGATCCGAACACCGTCGAGCGCCGGGCGCGGTGGGTGGTGCGAATCATCGCGTCGCTGTTGATGTTTCCGGGTCAGGATGAAGCCGACGAGCGCGCGATGCTCGAGGAGTTCGTCGTTCCCATCGTGACTCCTGCCGCGGCTCGCCGGTAG
- a CDS encoding MFS transporter, whose protein sequence is MSNSSRGPAFLVLFATLMACAGDGISIVAFPWLVLQRQGSAGQASIVAGATTLPLLFSTLVAGTAVDYFGRRRVSMVADALSGTAVAAVPLVAWTWGADAVNVAVLAALGACSAAFDPAGITARQSMLPEAAARAGWSLDSVNSSYEAILNLGFVVGPGIGGLMIATVGGITTMWLTASAFGLSILAIAALRLEGVGKPHRTTRPEGLVSGVTEGLRFVWSLRVLRVLALTDLCVTALYLPMESVLFPKYFTDRHQPAQLGSVLMALSIGGLIGALGYAMVAKFLARRTIMLTAVLTLGAATTVIALLPPLPIILLLCALIGLVYGPIQPIYNYVMQTRAPHYLRGRVVGVMTSLAYAAGPLGLLLAGPLTEAAGLKATFFALALPILLAGLVCVRLPSLRELDREPEFAAEAGP, encoded by the coding sequence ATGAGCAACAGCAGCCGCGGCCCGGCGTTTCTGGTCCTTTTCGCCACCCTGATGGCGTGCGCGGGCGACGGCATCTCGATAGTCGCGTTCCCGTGGCTGGTGTTGCAGCGCCAGGGCAGCGCGGGGCAGGCGTCGATCGTGGCCGGCGCGACGACGCTGCCGCTGTTGTTTTCCACACTGGTCGCCGGCACGGCGGTCGACTACTTCGGTCGTCGCCGGGTGTCCATGGTCGCCGACGCGCTCTCCGGGACGGCGGTTGCGGCCGTTCCGCTGGTGGCGTGGACGTGGGGCGCCGACGCCGTGAACGTCGCGGTGCTGGCCGCGTTGGGCGCCTGCTCGGCCGCTTTCGACCCGGCGGGCATCACCGCTCGGCAATCGATGCTGCCCGAAGCGGCGGCCCGGGCCGGCTGGTCACTGGACTCGGTCAACAGCAGCTACGAGGCGATCCTCAATTTGGGATTTGTGGTGGGTCCGGGCATCGGCGGCTTGATGATCGCCACGGTCGGCGGGATCACCACGATGTGGCTCACCGCGTCGGCGTTCGGACTGTCCATCCTGGCGATCGCCGCGCTGCGTCTCGAGGGAGTGGGCAAGCCGCACCGCACGACTCGGCCCGAGGGCTTGGTGTCCGGTGTCACCGAGGGCCTGCGCTTCGTGTGGAGCCTGCGGGTGCTGCGGGTGCTGGCGCTGACCGACCTCTGCGTCACCGCGCTGTATCTGCCCATGGAAAGCGTGTTGTTTCCCAAGTACTTCACCGACCGTCACCAACCGGCTCAGCTGGGCTCGGTGCTGATGGCCCTGTCCATCGGCGGGCTGATCGGCGCGCTGGGCTACGCGATGGTGGCGAAGTTCTTGGCCCGGCGCACGATCATGCTGACCGCGGTGCTCACCCTGGGGGCGGCGACCACGGTGATCGCGCTGCTGCCCCCGCTGCCGATCATTTTGCTGCTGTGCGCGCTGATCGGGTTGGTGTACGGGCCCATCCAGCCGATCTACAACTACGTCATGCAGACCCGGGCGCCGCATTATCTGCGCGGCCGGGTGGTGGGCGTGATGACGTCGCTGGCGTATGCCGCCGGACCGCTGGGATTGCTGCTGGCCGGTCCGCTGACCGAAGCCGCGGGGCTGAAGGCGACGTTCTTCGCGCTGGCGCTGCCGATTCTGCTGGCCGGGCTGGTCTGCGTGCGGCTGCCGTCGCTACGGGAGTTGGACCGCGAGCCGGAGTTCGCCGCCGAAGCCGGGCCGTAA